In Musa acuminata AAA Group cultivar baxijiao chromosome BXJ3-11, Cavendish_Baxijiao_AAA, whole genome shotgun sequence, one DNA window encodes the following:
- the LOC103972477 gene encoding filament-like plant protein 3 isoform X2 gives MDRRSWLWRRKPSDKSPGETESSGSVSSEMHSGEQEVLRTSINSSPNHVQSPEVSSKDVSHEDNETIKLLNEKLSAALLNVSAKEDLVKQHGKIAEEAVLGWENAEKEISSLKQHLEAASRENSSLEDRVVHLDAALKECVRQLRQTREDQEQKVHDAITKKTHEWESEKLELEIQLTELQAKMEAKAETTTSFDYRLRTKIEILEEENSALKVELDTLTGNLQMQTIELELSTRTAEAASKQHLDSIRKVARLEAECRRLRTAARKLSLANEHKVISNSHYVESVTDSQSDAGEQLLSLDNEQSCSDSWVSALITELDQFKMEKSSTKCFATSIEIDLMDDFLEMERLVALPEADHGNSSTEHDDDLDHASNRDSCSRKQLDTVHLRMAELQERVEKMTTVKVEMEMSLAVTNNQLKDTCDQLVATEGKLVELQRQLNLVNGEKHDLEIELEAAEGKKNDLEIQLESANIENAKLHERINILDRKFAAEEELSAILKVRCQNIEVTESNRKEIELQLELAYGEVAELKGRISLLEGKLEEEKALSTELASRCWKMEVLKGKKEELECQLESANLAIHELQQKVNSLEMKLEEGETFSVELLARCQSMEAINAKKKELESQLTGKQLEVGKLHGKVNILEGKVEEERALSSELAANIEAVEAKRKELVVQLELAHVEVGILQEKLIILEKQVEEERALSADFARKYHQLEHELTSKQQAAESHRSTSSSRVLKARQEKNIALAAGNFAECQKTIASLNQRLKSLANFDDLMLETEPGSNADLLGIRADSRILDPSKENSFP, from the exons ATGGACCGCCGGAGTTGGCTGTGGAGGCGGAAGCCGTCGGACAAGAGCCCTGGCGAGACCGAGAGCTCGGGATCGGTCTCTTCGGAGATGCACTCCGGAGAACAG GAGGTACTGAGGACTTCAAttaattcttctccaaatcatgttCAATCACCAGAGGTTTCGTCAAAGGATGTCAGCCATGAGGACAATGAAACTATAAAGCTTTTGAATGAGAAACTATCAGCTGCTCTTCTGAATGTTAGTGCTAAAGAAGATTTGGTGAAGCAACACGGAAAAATTGCAGAAGAAGCTGTTTTAG GCTGGGAAAATGCAGAAAAGGAGATTTCATCTCTGAAACAGCATCTTGAAGCTGCATCAAGGGAGAACTCGTCCCTTGAAGATAGAGTTGTTCATCTTGATGCTGCCCTCAAGGAATGCGTCAGGCAGTTACGGCAGACAAGAGAAGATCAAGAACAGAAGGTCCACGATGCCATCACCAAAAAAACCCATGAATGGGAGTCTGAAAAATTGGAGCTCGAAATCCAGCTTACTGAGCTTCAAGCCAAGATGGAAGCTAAAGCTGAAACTACCACCTCTTTTGACTACAGGCTTCGCACAAAGATTGAAATTCTTGAGGAAGAAAATTCTGCTCTTAAAGTTGAACTTGATACGCTTACTGGGAATCTTCAAATGCAGACAATAGAGTTGGAGCTCAGCACCAGAACAGCAGAAGCAGCTAGCAAACAACATTTGGATAGCATAAGGAAAGTGGCCAGGCTTGAAGCTGAGTGCCGTAGGTTGCGAACTGCAGCACGTAAATTATCATTAGCTAATGAGCACAAGGTCATTTCTAACTCACATTATGTTGAATCTGTCACTGATAGCCAGTCAGATGCAGGTGAACAGTTGTTAAGTCTGGATAATGAGCAAAGTTGTTCAGATTCATGGGTATCAGCTCTAATCACAGAGCTTGATCAGTTCAAGATGGAAAAATCTAGCACGAAATGTTTCGCCACTTCCATAGAAATTGACCTAATGGATGATTTTCTTGAGATGGAAAGGCTTGTTGCATTGCCCGAGGCTGACCATGGAAATTCTAGCACTGAGCATGATGATGATTTGGACCATGCTTCCAACAGAGACAgctgttcaagaaaacaacttgaTACCGTCCATCTGCGTATGGCTGAGTTGCAAGAGAGGGTTGAGAAGATGACAACTGTAAAAGTTGAAATGGAAATGTCTTTAGCTGTAACGAACAATCAACTGAAGGATACATGCGATCAGCTGGTAGCAACTGAAGGTAAGTTGGTTGAGTTGCAAAGGCAGCTCAATTTGGTTAATGGGGAAAAACATGATCTTGAGATAGAACTAGAAGCAGCTGAGGGAAAGAAAAATGACCTGGAAATTCAACTTGAATCAGCAAATATAGAAAATGCTAAGTTACATGAGAGAATAAACATATTAGATAGGAAATTTGCAGCAGAGGAGGAGTTGTCTGCCATATTGAAAGTGAGGTGCCAAAATATAGAGGTAACAGAATCTAACAGGAAGGAAATAGAACTTCAGCTTGAGTTGGCATATGGTGAAGTTGCAGAGTTAAAAGGAAGGATTAGTTTGCTAGAAGGAAAACTTGAAGAAGAGAAAGCTTTGTCCACGGAACTGGCATCTAGGTGTTGGAAAATGGAAGTGTTGAAGGGAAAGAAAGAGGAATTGGAGTGTCAGCTTGAGTCAGCAAATTTGGCAATACATGAACTACAGCAGAAGGTTAATTCACTTGAGATGAAACTTGAGGAGGGAGAGACATTTTCAGTAGAACTTTTAGCCAGGTGTCAAAGTATGGAGGCCATAAATGCAAAGAAAAAGGAACTGGAGTCTCAACTTACTGGAAAACAATTAGAAGTAGGCAAGTTACACGGGAAGGTGAATATATTGGAAGGAAAAGTTGAGGAGGAGAGAGCATTGTCATCAGAACTCGCGGCTAATATAGAGGCTGTAGAGGCAAAGAGAAAGGAATTGGTGGTGCAACTTGAGTTGGCACATGTGGAAGTCGGGATCCTACAGGAGAAGTTGATCATATTAGAAAAACAAGTTGAAGAGGAGAGGGCATTAtcagcagattttgcaagaaagtaCCACCAGTTGGAGCATGAACTGACAAGCAAACAGCAAGCAGCTGAATCGCATAGATCTACAAGCTCAAGTAGAGTGTTGAAGGCTAGACAG GAGAAAAATATTGCTCTTGCTGCTGGGAATTTTGCCGAGTGCCAGAAGACAATAGCCTCTCTTAACCagcggttgaaatctttggcaaaTTTTGATGATCTCATGCTTGAAACAGAGCCAGGGTCGAATGCAGATCTATTGGGTATTAGAGCGGATTCTAGGATATTGGATCCTAGTAAAGAGAACAGCTTCCCATAG
- the LOC103972477 gene encoding filament-like plant protein 3 isoform X1: MDRRSWLWRRKPSDKSPGETESSGSVSSEMHSGEQQEVLRTSINSSPNHVQSPEVSSKDVSHEDNETIKLLNEKLSAALLNVSAKEDLVKQHGKIAEEAVLGWENAEKEISSLKQHLEAASRENSSLEDRVVHLDAALKECVRQLRQTREDQEQKVHDAITKKTHEWESEKLELEIQLTELQAKMEAKAETTTSFDYRLRTKIEILEEENSALKVELDTLTGNLQMQTIELELSTRTAEAASKQHLDSIRKVARLEAECRRLRTAARKLSLANEHKVISNSHYVESVTDSQSDAGEQLLSLDNEQSCSDSWVSALITELDQFKMEKSSTKCFATSIEIDLMDDFLEMERLVALPEADHGNSSTEHDDDLDHASNRDSCSRKQLDTVHLRMAELQERVEKMTTVKVEMEMSLAVTNNQLKDTCDQLVATEGKLVELQRQLNLVNGEKHDLEIELEAAEGKKNDLEIQLESANIENAKLHERINILDRKFAAEEELSAILKVRCQNIEVTESNRKEIELQLELAYGEVAELKGRISLLEGKLEEEKALSTELASRCWKMEVLKGKKEELECQLESANLAIHELQQKVNSLEMKLEEGETFSVELLARCQSMEAINAKKKELESQLTGKQLEVGKLHGKVNILEGKVEEERALSSELAANIEAVEAKRKELVVQLELAHVEVGILQEKLIILEKQVEEERALSADFARKYHQLEHELTSKQQAAESHRSTSSSRVLKARQEKNIALAAGNFAECQKTIASLNQRLKSLANFDDLMLETEPGSNADLLGIRADSRILDPSKENSFP; encoded by the exons ATGGACCGCCGGAGTTGGCTGTGGAGGCGGAAGCCGTCGGACAAGAGCCCTGGCGAGACCGAGAGCTCGGGATCGGTCTCTTCGGAGATGCACTCCGGAGAACAG CAGGAGGTACTGAGGACTTCAAttaattcttctccaaatcatgttCAATCACCAGAGGTTTCGTCAAAGGATGTCAGCCATGAGGACAATGAAACTATAAAGCTTTTGAATGAGAAACTATCAGCTGCTCTTCTGAATGTTAGTGCTAAAGAAGATTTGGTGAAGCAACACGGAAAAATTGCAGAAGAAGCTGTTTTAG GCTGGGAAAATGCAGAAAAGGAGATTTCATCTCTGAAACAGCATCTTGAAGCTGCATCAAGGGAGAACTCGTCCCTTGAAGATAGAGTTGTTCATCTTGATGCTGCCCTCAAGGAATGCGTCAGGCAGTTACGGCAGACAAGAGAAGATCAAGAACAGAAGGTCCACGATGCCATCACCAAAAAAACCCATGAATGGGAGTCTGAAAAATTGGAGCTCGAAATCCAGCTTACTGAGCTTCAAGCCAAGATGGAAGCTAAAGCTGAAACTACCACCTCTTTTGACTACAGGCTTCGCACAAAGATTGAAATTCTTGAGGAAGAAAATTCTGCTCTTAAAGTTGAACTTGATACGCTTACTGGGAATCTTCAAATGCAGACAATAGAGTTGGAGCTCAGCACCAGAACAGCAGAAGCAGCTAGCAAACAACATTTGGATAGCATAAGGAAAGTGGCCAGGCTTGAAGCTGAGTGCCGTAGGTTGCGAACTGCAGCACGTAAATTATCATTAGCTAATGAGCACAAGGTCATTTCTAACTCACATTATGTTGAATCTGTCACTGATAGCCAGTCAGATGCAGGTGAACAGTTGTTAAGTCTGGATAATGAGCAAAGTTGTTCAGATTCATGGGTATCAGCTCTAATCACAGAGCTTGATCAGTTCAAGATGGAAAAATCTAGCACGAAATGTTTCGCCACTTCCATAGAAATTGACCTAATGGATGATTTTCTTGAGATGGAAAGGCTTGTTGCATTGCCCGAGGCTGACCATGGAAATTCTAGCACTGAGCATGATGATGATTTGGACCATGCTTCCAACAGAGACAgctgttcaagaaaacaacttgaTACCGTCCATCTGCGTATGGCTGAGTTGCAAGAGAGGGTTGAGAAGATGACAACTGTAAAAGTTGAAATGGAAATGTCTTTAGCTGTAACGAACAATCAACTGAAGGATACATGCGATCAGCTGGTAGCAACTGAAGGTAAGTTGGTTGAGTTGCAAAGGCAGCTCAATTTGGTTAATGGGGAAAAACATGATCTTGAGATAGAACTAGAAGCAGCTGAGGGAAAGAAAAATGACCTGGAAATTCAACTTGAATCAGCAAATATAGAAAATGCTAAGTTACATGAGAGAATAAACATATTAGATAGGAAATTTGCAGCAGAGGAGGAGTTGTCTGCCATATTGAAAGTGAGGTGCCAAAATATAGAGGTAACAGAATCTAACAGGAAGGAAATAGAACTTCAGCTTGAGTTGGCATATGGTGAAGTTGCAGAGTTAAAAGGAAGGATTAGTTTGCTAGAAGGAAAACTTGAAGAAGAGAAAGCTTTGTCCACGGAACTGGCATCTAGGTGTTGGAAAATGGAAGTGTTGAAGGGAAAGAAAGAGGAATTGGAGTGTCAGCTTGAGTCAGCAAATTTGGCAATACATGAACTACAGCAGAAGGTTAATTCACTTGAGATGAAACTTGAGGAGGGAGAGACATTTTCAGTAGAACTTTTAGCCAGGTGTCAAAGTATGGAGGCCATAAATGCAAAGAAAAAGGAACTGGAGTCTCAACTTACTGGAAAACAATTAGAAGTAGGCAAGTTACACGGGAAGGTGAATATATTGGAAGGAAAAGTTGAGGAGGAGAGAGCATTGTCATCAGAACTCGCGGCTAATATAGAGGCTGTAGAGGCAAAGAGAAAGGAATTGGTGGTGCAACTTGAGTTGGCACATGTGGAAGTCGGGATCCTACAGGAGAAGTTGATCATATTAGAAAAACAAGTTGAAGAGGAGAGGGCATTAtcagcagattttgcaagaaagtaCCACCAGTTGGAGCATGAACTGACAAGCAAACAGCAAGCAGCTGAATCGCATAGATCTACAAGCTCAAGTAGAGTGTTGAAGGCTAGACAG GAGAAAAATATTGCTCTTGCTGCTGGGAATTTTGCCGAGTGCCAGAAGACAATAGCCTCTCTTAACCagcggttgaaatctttggcaaaTTTTGATGATCTCATGCTTGAAACAGAGCCAGGGTCGAATGCAGATCTATTGGGTATTAGAGCGGATTCTAGGATATTGGATCCTAGTAAAGAGAACAGCTTCCCATAG
- the LOC135652511 gene encoding patellin-3-like isoform X1: MAQATQAKASEAVPAAEFVVAEAPSESEPKEPAAEEKKPEAEEKKTEAQEVASPADEAPAESEPKEPAAEEKKSEAKEKKNEVQEVASPADETAAPDVDPQKKALDELKELVQAALANNEFNPPPPPRPPPTAPAEEQPPIKEELEAAPAEAPASASVKERKPTSEELPKTSEAAPASVEVPLNPEVVEQPAASVNEEPLLAPAQPAEEKAAEADDDGAKTVKAIEETVVPVASPPPAAEEVPPAAEDSAKEPPEEDPAPAPAAPPEEVFIWGIPLVGDEKSDTILLKFLQARDFKVKDALAMLKDAVIWRKQFGIEALLEEDVGLPELDKVVYMHGIDKEGHPVCYNVYGELHDKELYEKTFGDADKRRKFLKWRIQYLEKGIREKLDFTPGGISSMVQVTDLKNSPRIGKHRQVTKQAVTLLQDNYPEFIAKKVFINVPWWYLAVNRMMSPFFTQRTKSKFVFAGPSRSAETLFKYIAPEQVPVALGGLSKDDDCDFTAADAATDVSMKPSSKQTIEMPATEACVLVWELRVLGWEVSYGAEFTPSAEDGYTVILHKIRKLAAVDEPVIKGSFKIGEPGKVVLSIDNPTSKKKLLLYRYKVKSCSESN, translated from the exons ATGGCCCAAGCAACCCAGGCCAAGGCATCCGAAGCCGTCCCAGCGGCGGAGTTTGTCGTCGCCGAGGCTCCCTCTGAGTCGGAACCCAAGGAGCCTGCGGCCGAGGAAAAGAAGCCCGAGGCTGAGGAGAAGAAAACCGAggcccaggaggtggcatcgcccgctGACGAGGCTCCCGCTGAGTCGGAACCCAAGGAGCCTGCGGCCGAGGAGAAGAAGTCCGAGGCTAAGGAGAAGAAAAACGAggtccaggaggtggcatcgcccgctGACGAGACTGCCGCCCCCGACGTCGATCCCCAGAAGAAGGCTCTCGACGAGCTGAAGGAGCTCGTGCAGGCCGCCCTCGCTAACAACGAGTTCAACCCCCCTCCACCTCCCCGGCCTCCGCCCACGGCCCCGGCGGAGGAGCAGCCGCCGATTAAGGAGGAGCTGGAAGCCGCGCCGGCAGAAGCCCCCGCCTCTGCTTCCGTGAAGGAGAGGAAGCCGACGTCGGAAGAGCTCCCGAAGACGTCCGAGGCCGCTCCTGCATCGGTTGAGGTACCTCTGAATCCGGAAGTGGTGGAGCAGCCCGCTGCATCGGTAAACGAGGAACCTTTGCTTGCCCCTGCGCAGCCGGCGGAGGAGAAGGCTGCCGAGGCTGACGACGACGGCGCCAAGACGGTGAAAGCCATCGAGGAAACCGTCGTCCCCGTGGCCTCTCCCCCTCCGGCAGCCGAGGAGGTTCCTCCTGCTGCAGAGGACTCAGCGAAGGAACCGCCTGAGGAGGACCCTGCTCCGGCACCGGCGGCTCCACCAGAGGAGGTATTCATATGGGGGATCCCTCTTGTAGGCGACGAGAAGAGCGACACCATCCTCCTCAAATTCCTCCAAGCTCGCGACTTCAAGGTGAAGGACGCCCTGGCCATGCTTAAGGACGCCGTCATCTGGAGGAAGCAGTTCGGCATCGAGGCGCTCCTGGAGGAGGACGTCGGCCTGCCGGAGCTGGACAAGGTCGTGTACATGCATGGCATCGACAAGGAGGGCCATCCCGTGTGCTACAACGTCTACGGTGAGTTACACGACAAGGAGCTCTACGAGAAGACATTCGGCGACGCGGACAAGCGGCGCAAGTTCCTCAAGTGGAGGATCCAGTACCTTGAGAAGGGGATCAGGGAGAAGCTGGACTTCACTCCTGGTGGCATCTCCTCCATGGTTCAGGTGACAGATCTCAAGAACTCGCCACGGATCGGGAAGCATCGGCAGGTCACGAAGCAAGCCGTCACTCTGCTCCAGGACAACTACCCCGAGTTCATCGCCAAGAAG GTGTTCATCAATGTTCCATGGTGGTATTTGGCTGTCAACCGGATGATGAGCCCATTCTTCACACAGAGGACCAAGAGCAAGTTTGTCTTCGCCGGACCATCCAGATCTGCAGAGACCCTGTTCAA ATACATAGCACCTGAGCAAGTCCCGGTTGCACTCGGCGGTCTTAGCAAGGACGATGACTGCGATTTCACCGCTGCTGATGCTGCTACGGATGTCAGCATGAAACCTTCATCCAAGCAAACCATAGAAATGCCAGCCACCGAG GCATGCGTTCTCGTGTGGGAACTCCGAGTGCTGGGATGGGAGGTTAGCTACGGTGCCGAGTTCACCCCGAGCGCGGAGGACGGGTACACGGTGATCCTGCACAAGATCAGGAAGTTGGCCGCCGTCGATGAGCCCGTGATCAAAGGCTCCTTCAAGATTGGGGAGCCCGGCAAGGTGGTTCTCAGCATCGACAACCCCACGTCCAAGAAGAAGTTGCTCCTTTACCGATACAAGGTGAAGAGCTGCAGCGAATCCAACTGA
- the LOC135652645 gene encoding cytochrome b-c1 complex subunit 8-like — MGKTPVRMKAVVYALSPFQQKVMPGLWKDLPGKIHHKVSENWLSATLLLTPVIGTYSYAQYYKEEEKLEHRY; from the exons atggGGAAGACGCCGGTGAGGATGAAGGCGGTGGTGTACGCGCTGTCACCGTTCCAGCAGAAGGTGATGCCCGGGCTGTGGAAGGATCTCCCCGGCAAGATCCACCACAAGGTCTCCGAGAACTGGCTCAGTGCTACCCTATTGCTTACCCCCGTTATCGGCACCTACTC TTATGCTCAGTACtataaggaggaggagaagctggAACACAGGTACTAA
- the LOC135652511 gene encoding patellin-3-like isoform X2 has protein sequence MAQATQAKASEAVPAAEFVVAEAPSESEPKEPAAEEKKPEAEEKKTEAQEVASPADEAPAESEPKEPAAEEKKSEAKEKKNEVQEVASPADETAAPDVDPQKKALDELKELVQAALANNEFNPPPPPRPPPTAPAEEQPPIKEELEAAPAEAPASASVKERKPTSEELPKTSEAAPASVEPAEEKAAEADDDGAKTVKAIEETVVPVASPPPAAEEVPPAAEDSAKEPPEEDPAPAPAAPPEEVFIWGIPLVGDEKSDTILLKFLQARDFKVKDALAMLKDAVIWRKQFGIEALLEEDVGLPELDKVVYMHGIDKEGHPVCYNVYGELHDKELYEKTFGDADKRRKFLKWRIQYLEKGIREKLDFTPGGISSMVQVTDLKNSPRIGKHRQVTKQAVTLLQDNYPEFIAKKVFINVPWWYLAVNRMMSPFFTQRTKSKFVFAGPSRSAETLFKYIAPEQVPVALGGLSKDDDCDFTAADAATDVSMKPSSKQTIEMPATEACVLVWELRVLGWEVSYGAEFTPSAEDGYTVILHKIRKLAAVDEPVIKGSFKIGEPGKVVLSIDNPTSKKKLLLYRYKVKSCSESN, from the exons ATGGCCCAAGCAACCCAGGCCAAGGCATCCGAAGCCGTCCCAGCGGCGGAGTTTGTCGTCGCCGAGGCTCCCTCTGAGTCGGAACCCAAGGAGCCTGCGGCCGAGGAAAAGAAGCCCGAGGCTGAGGAGAAGAAAACCGAggcccaggaggtggcatcgcccgctGACGAGGCTCCCGCTGAGTCGGAACCCAAGGAGCCTGCGGCCGAGGAGAAGAAGTCCGAGGCTAAGGAGAAGAAAAACGAggtccaggaggtggcatcgcccgctGACGAGACTGCCGCCCCCGACGTCGATCCCCAGAAGAAGGCTCTCGACGAGCTGAAGGAGCTCGTGCAGGCCGCCCTCGCTAACAACGAGTTCAACCCCCCTCCACCTCCCCGGCCTCCGCCCACGGCCCCGGCGGAGGAGCAGCCGCCGATTAAGGAGGAGCTGGAAGCCGCGCCGGCAGAAGCCCCCGCCTCTGCTTCCGTGAAGGAGAGGAAGCCGACGTCGGAAGAGCTCCCGAAGACGTCCGAGGCCGCTCCTGCATCGGTTGAG CCGGCGGAGGAGAAGGCTGCCGAGGCTGACGACGACGGCGCCAAGACGGTGAAAGCCATCGAGGAAACCGTCGTCCCCGTGGCCTCTCCCCCTCCGGCAGCCGAGGAGGTTCCTCCTGCTGCAGAGGACTCAGCGAAGGAACCGCCTGAGGAGGACCCTGCTCCGGCACCGGCGGCTCCACCAGAGGAGGTATTCATATGGGGGATCCCTCTTGTAGGCGACGAGAAGAGCGACACCATCCTCCTCAAATTCCTCCAAGCTCGCGACTTCAAGGTGAAGGACGCCCTGGCCATGCTTAAGGACGCCGTCATCTGGAGGAAGCAGTTCGGCATCGAGGCGCTCCTGGAGGAGGACGTCGGCCTGCCGGAGCTGGACAAGGTCGTGTACATGCATGGCATCGACAAGGAGGGCCATCCCGTGTGCTACAACGTCTACGGTGAGTTACACGACAAGGAGCTCTACGAGAAGACATTCGGCGACGCGGACAAGCGGCGCAAGTTCCTCAAGTGGAGGATCCAGTACCTTGAGAAGGGGATCAGGGAGAAGCTGGACTTCACTCCTGGTGGCATCTCCTCCATGGTTCAGGTGACAGATCTCAAGAACTCGCCACGGATCGGGAAGCATCGGCAGGTCACGAAGCAAGCCGTCACTCTGCTCCAGGACAACTACCCCGAGTTCATCGCCAAGAAG GTGTTCATCAATGTTCCATGGTGGTATTTGGCTGTCAACCGGATGATGAGCCCATTCTTCACACAGAGGACCAAGAGCAAGTTTGTCTTCGCCGGACCATCCAGATCTGCAGAGACCCTGTTCAA ATACATAGCACCTGAGCAAGTCCCGGTTGCACTCGGCGGTCTTAGCAAGGACGATGACTGCGATTTCACCGCTGCTGATGCTGCTACGGATGTCAGCATGAAACCTTCATCCAAGCAAACCATAGAAATGCCAGCCACCGAG GCATGCGTTCTCGTGTGGGAACTCCGAGTGCTGGGATGGGAGGTTAGCTACGGTGCCGAGTTCACCCCGAGCGCGGAGGACGGGTACACGGTGATCCTGCACAAGATCAGGAAGTTGGCCGCCGTCGATGAGCCCGTGATCAAAGGCTCCTTCAAGATTGGGGAGCCCGGCAAGGTGGTTCTCAGCATCGACAACCCCACGTCCAAGAAGAAGTTGCTCCTTTACCGATACAAGGTGAAGAGCTGCAGCGAATCCAACTGA